One Punica granatum isolate Tunisia-2019 chromosome 3, ASM765513v2, whole genome shotgun sequence genomic window carries:
- the LOC116201997 gene encoding uncharacterized protein LOC116201997, translating to MENQPSPTDGSRELLCVGKLEIISPKPVGFLCGSIPVLTENSFHAFNSALIPSRQKVRAPQYRMLPTETDLNRPPLLSDLSEKLLPIGVVPPRTFPGDLSWEDGALKANLSRKCEALAVSGLAEYGEEIDVIAPTDILKQIFKMPYSKARLSIAVHRIGQTLVLNTGPDVEEGEKLFRRHTNTNQSKCADQTLFLNFAMHSVRMEACDCPPTRNSGSSNHQPKSSVLPEGDVSHLVGQHSNIAQNEQLKPRSDYARVKQDDFIWGSKKNERNKRRDPIQKTSQVGEKPRCSMQESERHRRVGNDGFLRVLFWQFHNFRMLLGSDLLLFSNEKYVAVSLHLWDVTRQVTPLTWLEAWLDNVMASVPELAICYHENGVVQGYELLKTEDIFLLKGISDDGTPAFNPHVVQQNGLSVLRFLQENCKQDPGTYWLYKSAGEDVIQLFDLSVIPKTHSSNKCDDSSSSLPSLLHRGRSDSIFSLGTLLYRIAHRLSLSMATESKVKCASFIRKCLDFLDEPDHLVVCAYAHEQYARLILNNDDDTDVASDCLPVESEVTVTDAEEESMDFLSSITDSVGHEDTHHSIGGLKLSDEGSNHQDFPLASPVEMTSEANASASGSPGSDERFAVCKMAPLSAPMVQTVGDPISTKLAAIHHVSQAIKSLRWMRQLQSSGDCASETAEPPSPMKFSVCACGDADCIEVCDIRQWLPTSKLDHRLWKLVLLLGESYLALAQAYKEGRQLHQALKVVELACSVYGSMPRHLGGTKFISSMVGRASSLSKHNEHTAKARSSFDIVKDVNLGSDGEELGFEQFSSNYLFWAKAWTLVGDVYVEFHMIKGREISTQAANQPIRELRMSSEVVKEVKRLKKKLGHFDGNCRSCSLINCSCENDRVSSGSSASSSSGDTGPAVYSRRHGRRSFGKNVSYSKMGDAEERRSQHRVEDGSSEGVQRSKKGASEEAPLTRHSICSESLDKAESRTVGGTMRRPDVGPVLSREMNLPSKGIPKVRNGGIFKYVDCAMVGEGESNLLAALSCYEEAKKALGGLASGSAELHTVFKKKGWVFNELGRKRLERKELSQAEASFSEAIKAFREVSDHTNIILINCNMGHGRRALAEEMVTKVENLKLHSVFYNAYKQALETAKTEYSNALKFYGAAKSELNAVEKAVSVPDGMRNEVHTQFAHTYLRLGMLLAREDITAEVYENAAFGEISIGAASPSAAASAKKGSRKHEISANEAIREALSVYESLGEIRKQEAAYAYFQLACYQRDCCLKFLSSDHKKGSRKGENGIQQRVKQYASLAERNWQKALDFYGPKTHPTMYLAILTERSKLALSLSSSLHSNAMLESALSRMLEGRHILESVSSSLQAEYPEVHGKFWSQLQMVLKRMVAVALSSSTTGKQSCSAVSVPPLLSSNRFGDPVKLKELYKMSLKCADLSELDKMHSLWTS from the exons ATGGAGAATCAGCCATCGCCCACCGATGGCTCCAGAGAGCTCCTCTGTGTCGGCAAACTGGAAATCATCAGCCCGAAACCCGTCGGGTTTCTCTGCGGTTCCATCCCTGTCCTCACTGAAAATTCCTTTCACGCATTCAACTCCGCTCTCATCCCTTCTCGCCAGAA GGTGAGAGCTCCGCAGTATCGGATGCTTCCAACGGAGACTGATCTGAATAGGCCTCCATTGCTTTCGGACCTCTCTGAGAAGTTGCTTCCAATTGGTGTCGTGCCACCCAGAACCTTTCCTGGAG ATTTATCTTGGGAAGATGGCGCTCTTAAGGCAAACCTATCAAGGAAATGTGAGGCCCTTGCTGTATCTGGCTTGGCTGAGTATGGAGAAGAGATTGATGTTATTGCCCCTACTGATATCTTGAAGCAGATTTTCAAGATGCCTTATTCCAAAGCTAGATTATCAATTGCTGTCCATCGCATTGGGCAGACTCTTGTTCTCAATACCGG GCCGGACGTAGAAGAGGGAGAGAAACTGTTTAGGAGACATACCAATACCAACCAATCAAAATGTGCAGATCAGACCTTGTTTTTGAATTTTGCAATGCATTCAGTTAGAATGGAGGCTTGTGACTGTCCTCCAACTCGTAATTCTGGATCGTCGAATCACCAACCAAAGTCTTCTGTTCTTCCAGAGGGGGATGTATCCCATTTGGTTGGGCAGCATAGTAATATAGCTCAAAACGAGCAATTAAAACCACGTTCAGATTATGCACGAGTTAAACAGGATGATTTCATTTGGGGGAGTAAGAAGAATGAGAGAAACAAGAGGAGAGATCCCATCCAAAAGACATCACAAGTTGGTGAAAAGCCTAGATGTTCAATGCAAGAGTCTGAACGGCACAGAAGAGTTGGCAATGATGGCTTCTTGAGAGTCTTGTTTTGGCAATTCCACAATTTCCGCATGCTTCTGGGCAGTGACCTTCTTCTGTTCAGTAATGAAAAATATGTTGCGGTCAGCCTGCATTTATGGGATGTCACACGGCAG GTGACACCATTAACTTGGCTCGAGGCATGGCTCGATAATGTGATGGCTAGTGTCCCTGAATTGGCAATCTGTTATCATGAGAATGGAGTGGTTCAGGGTTATGAACTTCTTAAGACAGAAGATATATTTCTTCTGAAAGGCATCTCTGATGATGGCACTCCGGCTTTTAACCCTCATGTTGTCCAACAAAATGGTCTCTCTGTATTGAGATTTCTTCAAGAAAACTGCAAACAAGATCCTGGGACTTATTGG CTTTATAAAAGTGCTGGTGAAGATGTGATTCAGCTGTTTGATCTCTCTGTTATACCCAAAACTCATTCCTCTAACAAATGTGATGATAGCTCAAGCTCTCTCCCTTCTCTTCTGCACCGAGGAAGAAGTGATTCCATATTTTCATTGGGCACTCTCCTTTACCGCATTGCCCATAGACTCTCGTTATCTATG GCGACGGAAAGTAAAGTCAAGTGTGCAAGCTTTATTCGGAAGTGCTTGGATTTTTTGGATGAACCAGATCACCTG GTGGTATGTGCATATGCTCATGAACAATATGCAAGGCTCATTTTGAATAATGATGACGACACGGATGTAGCATCGGATTGTCTCCCGGTAGAGTCTGAAGTTACTGTTACTGATGCTGAAGAAGAATCCATGGATTTCTTAAGCAGCATCACCGATTCAGTCGGTCATGAGGATACCCACCATTCAATTGGTGGGCTAAAGTTAAGTGACGAAGGAAGTAATCATCAAGACTTTCCACTGGCATCTCCAGTGGAGATGACGTCAGAAGCCAATGCTTCTGCTTCTGGAAGTCCTGGTTCTGATGAAAGATTTGCAGTCTGCAAAATGGCTCCATTGTCTGCTCCCATGGTTCAAACTGTTGGGGACCCTATCTCTACTAAGTTAGCTGCTATCCATCATGTTTCTCAAGCCATCAAATCACTCAGATGGATGCGCCAACTGCAAAGCAGTGGGGACTGTGCTAGTGAAACTGCTGAACCTCCATCGCCTATGAAGTTCTCTGTTTGCGCTTGTGGTGATGCTGACTGCATTGAGGTTTGCGACATCCGTCAATGGCTTCCAACATCAAAATTGGATCATAGGCTGTGGAAGCTTGTTCTCTTGCTTGGTGAATCTTATTTAGCTCTTGCTCAAGCTTATAAAGAGGGCCGTCAATTGCATCAGGCGTTGAAGGTTGTAGAATTAGCATGTTCTGTTTATGGATCAATGCCTCGACATCTTGGGGGAACAAAGTTTATTTCTTCCATGGTTGGTCGTGCTTCGTCCTTATCAAAACATAATGAACATACTGCCAAGGCAAGATCAAGCTTTGATATTGTCAAGGATGTGAACTTGGGATCAGATGGTGAAGAACTCGGCTTTGAACAGTTCTCTTCCAATTATCTATTCTGGGCCAAGGCATGGACTCTTGTTGGAGATGTCTATGTCGAGTTCCATATGATTAAAGGTAGGGAGATCTCAACTCAAGCTGCAAATCAGCCCATAAGAGAGCTCAGAATGTCATCTGAGGTTGTCAAGGAAGTAAAGAGGCTCAAGAAGAAATTGGGGCATTTTGATGGAAACTGCCGCTCCTGTTCCTTGATCAACTGCAGCTGTGAAAATGATCGAGTCAGCAGTGGCAGCAGTGCAAGCAGCAGCAGTGGTGATACTGGTCCAGCTGTCTACAGCAGAAGACATGGTAGGCGATCATTTGGTAAGAATGTCTCTTACTCCAAAATGGGAGATGCTGAAGAGCGAAGAAGTCAACACAGAGTAGAAGATGGGAGCTCTGAGGGTGTTCAGCGCTCAAAAAAAGGTGCTTCAGAAGAAGCTCCTCTTACTAGGCATTCAATATGCTCTGAATCTTTGGATAAGGCTGAGTCTAGGACAGTAGGAGGGACTATGAGAAGGCCTGATGTGGGTCCTGTTTTGTCCAGAGAAATGAATCTCCCTTCAAAGGGAATCCCCAAGGTCAGAAATGGAGGGATATTTAAGTATGTTGATTGTGCTATGGTTGGAGAGGGAGAAAGCAATCTGCTTGCTGCATTAAGCTGCTATGAAGAGGCCAAAAAGGCATTGGGTGGACTTGCTTCTGGTTCGGCAGAACTGCATACTGTATTCAAGAAGAAGGGATGGGTTTTCAACGAACTAGGTCGAAAACGACTTGAGAGAAAAGAGTTAAGTCAAGCAGAGGCTTCTTTTTCAGAGGCTATAAAGGCATTTAGAGAAGTTTCAGATCAcactaatattatattaatcaaCTGTAACATGGGACACGGGAGGAGGGCATTAGCTGAAGAGATGGTGACAAAGGTTGAGAACTTGAAATTACACTCCGTCTTCTACAATGCGTACAAGCAGGCCCTGGAGACTGCAAAGACAGAATATAGTAATGCACTTAAGTTTTATGGGGCAGCAAAGTCAGAGCTGAATGCTGTGGAGAAGGCTGTTTCTGTTCCTGACGGCATGAGGAATGAAGTGCACACACAGTTTGCACATACGTACTTGAGGTTAGGTATGCTTTTGGCTAGAGAAGACATAACGGCTGAAGTTTACGAGAACGCAGCTTTTGGGGAGATCTCAATAGGTGCCGCTAGTCCTAGTGCTGCTGCAAGTGCCAAAAAGGGCTCGAGGAAGCATGAGATCTCAGCAAATGAAGCCATCAGGGAGGCATTATCGGTGTATGAATCTCTAGGCGAAATAAGGAAACAGGAGGCTGCATACGCGTATTTTCAGCTTGCTTGCTACCAGAGGGATTGTTGCTTGAAGTTTCTGAGCTCTGATCACAAGAAAGGCTCTCGTAAAGGTGAGAATGGAATCCAACAGCGTGTGAAGCAGTATGCTTCTTTGGCGGAGCGGAATTGGCAGAAAGCCCTAGACTTTTACGGGCCTAAAACACATCCCACCATGTACCTTGCTATATTGACGGAGAGGTCGAAGCTCGCATTAAGCCTCTCGAGTTCACTGCACTCAAATGCG ATGCTGGAATCAGCTCTATCCCGTATGCTAGAAGGTCGCCACATACTGGAAAGTGTTTCCAGTAGTTTGCAAGCTGAGTATCCGGAAGTACATGGAAAGTTTTGGAGTCAGTTGCAGATGGTGTTGAAGAGAATGGTGGCTGTGGCTCTATCCAGCAGCACTACGGGGAAGCAGTCTTGTTCAGCAGTCTCGGTGCCACCCCTGCTGTCAAGCAACAGGTTTGGGGATCCCGTGAAACTCAAAGAGCTTTATAAGATGTCTTTGAAATGCGCTGACCTTAGTGAGTTGGACAAGATGCATTCCTTGTGGACATCTTAA
- the LOC116201999 gene encoding 50S ribosomal protein L21, chloroplastic: MACCSTTSSALFLCSHLKLHCRVSPALHNPPLPSLSLSNSKKPILASPHSLWFSSKQKNPPLAPPRFSEAEAPVLEVQPEPEPAQIVSQAPKREEVFAVVMIGSRQYIVFPGRYIHTQRLKGANVNDKIILNKVLLVGTKTSTYIGKPVVPNTAVHAVVEEQGLDPKVIVFKYKKKKKYRRNIGHRQPNTRIRITGITGYQDSPAVTLNSL; the protein is encoded by the exons ATGGCTTGTTGCTCAACCACTTCCTCCGCTCTTTTCCTCTGCTCCCATCTGAAGCTTCATTGCAGAGTTTCTCCCGCTCTCCATAATCCACCGctcccttctctctccctctctaaCTCCAAGAAACCCATCCTCGCCTCTCCTCATTCCCTTTGGTTCAGCTCCAAACAGAAGAACCCACCGTTAGCTCCTCCCAGATTCTCCGAAGCTGAAGCACCCGTTCTCGAGGTACAGCCGGAGCCCGAGCCCGCCCAGATAGTCAGCCAAGCGCCCAAGAGGGAGGAAGTGTTCGCTGTGGTTATG ATTGGATCTCGTCAGTATATAGTGTTCCCGGGGCGTTATATCCACACCCAGAGGCTTAAAGGTGCAAATGTGAATGATAAG ATCATTCTGAACAAGGTGCTCCTTGTGGGAACCAAAACAAGCACCTATATTGGAAAGCCGGTGGTGCCTAATACTGCTGTTCATGCTGTCGTTGAAGAACAG GGACTGGACCCCAAAGTGATCGTCTTCAAgtacaagaagaagaagaagtataGAAGAAACATTGGTCACAGACAG CCAAATACCAGGATCAGGATAACTGGCATCACCGGCTATCAAGACTCACCAGCCGTTACCCTTAATTCATTATAG
- the LOC116200040 gene encoding NAC domain-containing protein 37-like, which yields MEESCVPPGFRFRPTEEELVGYYLKRKISSLGIDLHLITDIDLYNMEPWDIQDRCKLFENEEQKEWYFFSHKDKKYPTGTRTNRATAHGFWKATGRDKAVLSRNTSSIIGMRKTLVFYGGRAPNGRKTDWIIHEYRLQTSQHAPPQPQEEGWVVCKAFKKPIPKERVGLEAYTYCSRIHQILPHECTNWDMTTNNSNNNPLLLTDPNPDVYFQTQTISTTALSDEINMDVGSSQLVELPTRISANSDIVSRRPLEQATVVVTSHQRMCDVLHSEDYYNLDSDWKALNNSSLLIAPEQTSSTSSDHANHRLLPLLPPPFGTHELALHLAHESQAGNYPFVSCLNDKSPYITSSGLAFSN from the exons atGGAGGAGTCATGCGTGCCGCCGGGGTTTAGATTCCGTCCAACAGAGGAAGAACTTGTGGGGTACTACCTCAAGAGGAAAATCAGCTCCCTGGGAATCGATCTCCATCTTATTACCGACATTGATCTCTACAACATGGAGCCTTGGGACATTCAAG ATAGATGTAAACTGTTCGAAAATGAGGAACAGAAGGAATGGTACTTCTTCAGTCACAAGGACAAGAAGTATCCGACAGGAACGAGAACTAACAGAGCCACTGCTCACGGGTTCTGGAAGGCCACAGGCAGGGACAAGGCCGTGCTCTCGAGAAACACATCTTCAATCATCGGCATGAGGAAGACCCTCGTCTTTTACGGAGGTCGTGCCCCCAACGGAAGGAAGACAGATTGGATCATCCACGAATATCGCCTCCAAACATCGCAACACGCTCCTCCTCAGCCTCAG GAAGAAGGATGGGTGGTATGTAAGGCGTTCAAGAAACCAATCCCGAAGGAAAGAGTCGGGCTCGAAGCCTACACTTACTGCAGCCGGATTCATCAAATATTGCCTCATGAATGCACTAATTGGGACATGACCAcgaataatagtaataataatccATTATTATTAACTGATCCAAATCCAGATGTCTACTTTCAGACGCAGACCATAAGTACGACGGCGCTGAGTGATGAGATAAATATGGACGTTGGATCCTCACAATTAGTTGAACTTCCTACTAGGATCAGCGCCAATTCAGACATCGTCAGTCGTCGGCCATTGGAACAAGCTACTGTTGTGGTAACATCACATCAGAGAATGTGTGACGTTTTGCACTCTGAAGATTATTATAATCTCGACAGTGACTGGAAGGCTTTGAATAACAGCAGCTTGCTCATTGCCCCGGAACAGACGAGTAGCACTAGTTCTGATCATGCAAACCACCGCCTGCTGCCACTGCTACCGCCGCCTTTTGGTACCCATGAACTCGCCCTTCATCTTGCTCATGAAAGTCAGGCCGGCAACTATCCCTTCGTATCATGCTTGAATGATAAATCGCCATATATAACAAGTTCAGGGCTAGCTTTTTCGAACTAA
- the LOC116200039 gene encoding uncharacterized protein LOC116200039, whose protein sequence is MGERSRTRRSRPTDSESSSDTESQSSSPFDSGDSQRSSRRGRRRHRNERSSSRREKEKKEERSSSRRKKKKKKQRERREKDGDRSRRKSRKDEKWKSKKRSYRSDDDVSSDYSHSEPERARERPESVLRDMLVEFPGVADDLKQLLQMIDAGQAVDIKGITETSLVKHLKKLFVASSLEENGGVFLLPPDSRPVLEVVGPLIHAHIESKERNLKHSEPLKDSQFKPADTEGRPAVDDDVPAAMAPTADASARRRIIGPAMPSAELLVAAAKLTEAHADLREAELEEDPELFIGPAPPTMVAEAESANEAERFEEVTRIMGADVNDPYDVVGSNHNMSTDNIKKRYWKLSLLVHPDKCSHPEAHQAFVKLNKAFKELQDPEKRKAFDDKIKLKEEQEAFKAELRAMREAAQWRKLQGISMEGDEELLAEVQVNAAPKRDEWMTKLPPERKPGMTMHSTAFSKTSKEGRGDTSVWTDTPSERAQKAKMNYLEAYNEATALASNEGGEKRMSADAELVDMYNKAKRSKTLVERHQEESMSSAKKKKKKKSRQQVAEKEEEEDWVGKHPWKPWDREKDLTAGRQKVNFDSESMAEGLSSKFSSGHFQRNFL, encoded by the exons ATGGGGGAAAGATCAAGGACGAGGCGTTCACGGCCGACGGATTCAGAATCGAGCTCGGACACAGAATCCCAGTCATCGTCTCCGTTCGACTCTGGTGACTCGCAGCGGTCCTCCCGGAGGGGGCGCCGTCGCCATCGGAATGAGCGCAGCAGCTCCAGGagggagaaagagaagaaggaggagaggAGCAGCAgtaggaggaagaagaagaagaagaagcagagggagagaagagagaaggaTGGCGATCGAAGCCGGAGGAAATCGagaaaagatgaaaagtgGAAATCAAAGAAGAGGAGTTATCGGTCTGACGATGACGTTTCCTCTGATTACAGCCACTCCGAACCTGAGAGAGCTCGGGAAAGGCCGGAATCTGTGCTAAGAGATATGCTAGTGGAGTTCCCTGGCGTGGCGGATGACTTGAAGCAG CTATTGCAAATGATTGATGCTGGACAAGCTGTTGACATCAAGGGTATAACTGAAACGTCTTTGGTTAAGCATCTGAAGAAGTTGTTCGTTGCATCGAGCCTCGAGGAGAATGGTGGAGTTTTCTTGTTGCCTCCTGATAGCCGCCCCGTTTTAGAGGTGGTTGGACCCTTAATCCATGCTCATATTGAGAGTAAGGAGCGAAATCTGAAGCATTCTGAACCATTGAAGGATTCACAGTTCAAGCCTGCCGATACTGAGGGTAGACCAGCCGTAGATGATGATGTCCCAGCAGCTATGGCTCCTACCGCTGATGCTTCAGCTCGTAGGAG GATAATTGGCCCAGCAATGCCATCAGCAGAGTTGCTTGTTGCCGCAGCTAAATTGACTGAAGCACATGCAGATCTCAG GGAAGCTGAATTGGAAGAAGATCCTGAATTATTTATAGGCCCAGCCCCACCAACTATGGTTGCTGAAGCTGAATCTGCAAATGAAGCAGAGCGGTTTGAAGAG GTGACAAGGATTATGGGAGCTGATGTAAATGATCCCTATGATGTTGTGGGATCAAATCATAACATGTCCACAGATAACATTAAGAAAAG GTACTGGAAGTTGTCTCTTTTGGTTCATCCTGACAAATGTTCTCATCCGGAAGCCCACCAAGCTTTTGTTAAGCTCAATAAAGCATTTAAGGAGTTGCAGGACCCAGAGAAG CGGAAAGCATTTGATGACAAAATAAAACTCAAGGAGGAGCAAGAGGCTTTTAAG GCTGAGTTGCGAGCAATGCGAGAGGCTGCTCAGTGGAGGAAATTGCAAG GTATATCTATGGAGGGTGATGAGGAGCTTTTGGCGGAAGTACAAGTAAATGCCGCTCCAAAAAGAGATGAATGGATGACAAAATTACCTCCAGAGAGGAAG CCCGGTATGACCATGCACTCGACAGCATTTAGCAAGACCTCTAAAGAAGGGCGAGGTGATACAAGTGTATGGACCGATACTCCATCAGAGAGAGCCCAGAAAGCTAAAATGAA TTACTTGGAAGCATACAATGAGGCTACGGCACTTGCATCGAATGAGGGAGGGGAGAAGAGGATGAGTGCGGATGCGGAGTTGGTGGACATGTACAATAAAGCCAAACGGTCGAAAACATTGGTAGAGAGGCACCAGGAAGAGTCGATGAGCAGcgcaaagaagaagaagaagaagaagtcgaGGCAGCAGGTTGCGGagaaagaggaggaagaggattgGGTGGGGAAACATCCGTGGAAACCATGGGACCGGGAGAAAGACTTGACGGCTGGGAGACAAAAGGTGAATTTTGATTCGGAGAGTATGGCGGAAGGACTGTCGTCGAAGTTCTCTTCTGGTCACTTTCAGAGGAATTTCCTGTAG
- the LOC116199352 gene encoding protein ETHYLENE-INSENSITIVE 3-like 1a: MSVSRLKLPQIDQTLIGFCNLGLFLGLSHLGGEARGDICCCVLDLPELCSILPGLLIQQRRRYNGLMMIPPHPPLIPQIIGEMIERNPGSDLIPKRKQPCDGPMVKINQEIYTCENPQCPYSDYWLHFMDKSSRNNHQLNCPFQKYHSASQRFGGIPKYQVASEFKPVVSRPFAQPNPTTGFGASRLSLPEDGQRIISDLMSYYSTNQPRNKGPSNTKVAVESYISRPSQKVQHSMDENFGRGVINIPEEANGLPPNHSVFQPIEIQFHQCKAFDSPFNPAGLSDSIGDFRFSSPFNLATSLVAADYTVSLLPKQDVSMWYL, encoded by the coding sequence ATGTCGGTGTCCCGCTTGAAATTGCCCCAAATCGATCAAACCCTAATTGGTTTCTGCAATTTAGGTTTGTTTTTGGGTTTATCACATCTGGGTGGGGAGGCCAGAGGCGACATTTGCTGCTGTGTGCTTGATTTGCCCGAGCTCTGTTCCATTCTCCCCGGTCTGCTTATTCAGCAACGCCGAAGATATAATGGGTTGATGATGAttcctcctcatcctccaTTGATTCCTCAGATCATAGGAGAGATGATTGAGAGGAACCCTGGTTCTGATCTAATCCCGAAGAGGAAACAGCCCTGTGATGGACCCATGGTGAAGATCAATCAAGAGATATATACCTGCGAGAACCCTCAGTGCCCTTACAGTGATTATTGGCTTCATTTCATGGACAAAAGCTCGAGAAACAATCACCAGCTGAATTGCCCGTTCCAGAAATACCATTCCGCTTCACAGAGGTTTGGTGGCATTCCAAAATATCAAGTTGCTAGTGAATTCAAACCAGTTGTCTCTCGACCCTTTGCTCAACCGAACCCTACTACTGGCTTTGGTGCCTCCAGGTTAAGTCTTCCTGAAGACGGGCAACGCATTATATCTGATCTCATGTCCTATTACAGCACGAATCAACCAAGGAACAAGGGTCCTTCAAATACTAAAGTTGCGGTTGAATCCTACATCTCTCGTCCATCACAGAAAGTTCAGCATTCTATGGATGAGAACTTTGGTCGGGGAGTCATTAACATACCTGAAGAAGCCAATGGTTTGCCTCCGAATCACTCTGTTTTTCAGCCGATAGAGATTCAGTTCCATCAGTGCAAGGCGTTTGATTCTCCATTCAATCCTGCTGGTCTCAGTGACTCGATTGGAGACTTCAGGTTCAGCTCTCCGTTCAATTTGGCCACATCATTGGTAGCAGCAGACTATACTGTCAGCCTGTTGCCGAAGCAAGATGTCTCGATGTGGTACTTGTGA